A section of the Spirosoma pollinicola genome encodes:
- a CDS encoding heavy metal translocating P-type ATPase, translated as MAILTTESDRKAPKSGSPAEIRQTYPVLEMSCAACAISVESILKHTPGVSDAGVNYANQSAWVQFDPRVVTPNEMQSAVRSMGYDIIVETEPSGPDARQVQEEAQQKKTQDLKKRTIWALILAAPIVVLGMFFMDRNVGPLSYGNYIMMILAAPVVFGLGRSFFVNAWKQAQHGKANMDTLVALSTGIAFLFSTFNTLYPEFWYSRGVHPHVYFEAAAVVVAFILLGKLLEERAKLSTSSAIKKLIGLQPKTVWLVEGDTEREIPIASVQVGNLLVVRPGEKIPVDGRVASGQSYVDESMISGEPVPVLKQAGEPVFAGTINQKGNFRFYAEKVGADTLLAQIIRMVQDAQGSKAPVQQIVDRIAGIFVPVVLGIAVLTFVVWLVFGHYLAPDSDPLTTALLTSVTVLVIACPCALGLATPTAIMVGVGKGAENNILIKDAESLEIAHTVNAVVLDKTGTITEGKPLVTDLHWTVDSDEQVFLPPILYSLEKQSEHPLAEAVTAFLNSRESVLLDAFESLTGRGVKASYRNDTYFIGNQRLLIENQVDLPAGMAQQTETLRAQAKTVVFFARHGGARHGGARQKEGGLSGQVLAVIAIADPVKATSKQAIATLLSRGIEVYMLTGDNIQTAAAVAKQVGINQYKAEVMPTDKADFVRQLQAAGKVVAMVGDGINDSQALAQADVSIAMGKGSDIAMDVARMTLITSDLTSVPKAIYLSKQTVRVVHQNLFWAFIYNLIGIPIAAGVLFPAFGFLLSPMIAGAAMALSSVSVVSNSLRLRGMKL; from the coding sequence ATGGCTATACTCACCACCGAGTCCGATAGGAAAGCCCCGAAAAGTGGTTCTCCGGCCGAGATTCGACAAACATATCCTGTACTGGAAATGAGCTGTGCGGCCTGTGCCATTAGTGTCGAGTCGATCCTGAAGCACACGCCGGGGGTGAGCGATGCGGGTGTGAACTATGCCAATCAGTCGGCCTGGGTGCAGTTCGACCCCAGGGTTGTAACTCCGAACGAGATGCAAAGTGCCGTTCGGTCAATGGGGTACGACATCATTGTAGAGACCGAACCGTCTGGCCCTGACGCTCGCCAAGTGCAGGAAGAAGCCCAGCAGAAAAAGACACAGGATCTTAAAAAACGCACGATCTGGGCATTGATTCTGGCGGCACCTATCGTTGTGTTAGGCATGTTCTTCATGGACCGAAACGTCGGACCACTTTCTTACGGGAACTACATCATGATGATTCTGGCGGCTCCGGTTGTTTTTGGCTTGGGGCGGTCATTTTTCGTCAACGCCTGGAAGCAAGCCCAACATGGTAAAGCCAACATGGATACACTGGTGGCCCTGAGTACCGGCATTGCGTTTTTGTTCAGTACATTCAACACGCTCTACCCCGAATTCTGGTATAGCCGGGGCGTTCATCCGCATGTTTATTTTGAGGCCGCAGCGGTTGTCGTTGCGTTTATTTTGTTGGGTAAACTTCTGGAGGAGCGGGCAAAACTCAGTACGTCATCAGCGATAAAAAAACTAATTGGCTTACAACCAAAAACGGTTTGGCTGGTGGAGGGTGATACCGAGCGCGAGATTCCAATTGCGTCTGTTCAGGTCGGCAATTTACTGGTTGTTCGGCCGGGTGAAAAAATTCCGGTCGATGGGCGAGTGGCCTCCGGTCAGTCGTATGTAGACGAGAGCATGATAAGTGGAGAACCCGTCCCAGTGCTGAAGCAAGCTGGTGAGCCGGTTTTTGCCGGTACGATCAACCAGAAAGGGAACTTCCGGTTTTATGCCGAAAAGGTGGGTGCCGATACACTTCTGGCGCAAATCATACGTATGGTGCAGGATGCCCAGGGGAGCAAGGCACCCGTACAGCAGATCGTCGATCGAATCGCGGGCATTTTTGTCCCTGTCGTATTGGGCATCGCTGTATTGACCTTTGTCGTCTGGCTGGTTTTCGGGCATTATTTAGCTCCTGATAGCGACCCGTTAACAACGGCTCTGTTAACATCGGTAACCGTATTGGTCATTGCCTGCCCATGTGCCTTAGGTCTGGCTACACCCACCGCCATCATGGTGGGCGTGGGGAAGGGAGCCGAAAACAACATCCTGATCAAAGACGCCGAAAGCCTGGAAATTGCCCATACGGTCAATGCCGTTGTACTGGACAAAACGGGTACGATTACCGAAGGTAAACCGCTTGTTACAGACCTGCACTGGACGGTTGACTCAGACGAACAGGTGTTCTTGCCGCCGATTCTTTATTCGTTGGAAAAACAGTCGGAACACCCGCTTGCTGAAGCCGTAACAGCCTTTTTGAACAGCCGTGAATCTGTTTTGCTTGATGCGTTTGAGAGCCTGACAGGCCGGGGTGTGAAGGCGAGTTATCGAAACGATACCTACTTTATTGGGAATCAGCGGTTGTTGATAGAAAATCAAGTCGACTTACCCGCCGGGATGGCTCAACAAACCGAAACATTACGGGCACAAGCCAAAACGGTCGTCTTCTTTGCCCGGCATGGAGGTGCCCGGCATGGAGGTGCCCGGCAAAAAGAGGGCGGCCTGAGTGGACAGGTCCTGGCCGTAATTGCCATTGCCGACCCTGTGAAAGCGACTTCGAAACAGGCTATAGCCACCTTGCTGAGTCGGGGGATTGAGGTGTACATGCTCACCGGCGATAATATACAAACGGCTGCAGCAGTGGCTAAACAGGTAGGCATTAACCAGTACAAAGCGGAAGTGATGCCGACTGACAAAGCTGATTTTGTGCGTCAGTTGCAGGCTGCCGGTAAGGTAGTGGCCATGGTAGGTGATGGAATTAATGATTCGCAGGCGCTGGCTCAGGCCGATGTAAGTATTGCTATGGGGAAAGGCTCTGATATTGCTATGGATGTAGCCCGAATGACATTGATTACGTCTGATCTTACCAGTGTTCCAAAAGCGATTTACTTATCAAAGCAAACCGTACGTGTGGTGCATCAGAACCTGTTCTGGGCGTTCATTTATAATCTCATCGGTATTCCCATCGCTGCCGGGGTATTGTTTCCTGCCTTCGGTTTTCTACTTAGCCCAATGATTGCTGGAGCTGCTATGGCCTTAAGTTCGGTTTCTGTAGTGAGCAATAGTTTGCGGCTGCGGGGTATGAAGTTATAA
- a CDS encoding glycoside hydrolase family 2 protein, producing MSEIQSNFGFAGSKEESSSLEEPVNPLPRAVLRPNTHWLLDGEWQFALDANDTGLHERWFLGHQYEDKAQWPGSIESHMAMAKGQASPVIWQDKVIAWYEREFDLPERTASLSSSTIQLTFGACGYETRVWLNGHPLSTIEGEAVHYGEYTSFSYELADEYLRPTNRLTVRIADTMDAETTRGKQESHVYKRGGIWYQTYTGAVRSVWLETVERNRLRSRVGVVSTVEDDMVRFSVTTRIHDPGNYILRLQVFERKAAETSSPMATSDFPLLLEAGQKQQRVTVEVPGAQPWSPENPIRYRLIAQLIDSDGHIAQIETQFGLRKIEARGRFVYLNNKPTYLDGILYQPGTATYEEMKRHMQAMKELGCNLVRVHIAGIDPRIYNLADKLGLLLWVEVPSPHSSTSKSRHNHQAELFRMLALIGTHPSVVIWSLYNEDWGAQDIATNPETREYIMNMYHFMQLTYPQFLVVDNDGWQHISYEGRLKSDLLTAHLYTPDPLHWQSLLDRLVAGDLNTVAAFPLVVGDPFFYRRQVPLIVSEWGGFGFANYGGPQESEDRAERIRLFKQEMRKRPIAGDVYTQATNIEDERNGLIDPQTGVLSVPAGLLASGGYENATALPRG from the coding sequence ATGTCTGAAATTCAATCAAATTTTGGTTTTGCCGGTAGTAAAGAAGAATCCAGTAGTCTCGAAGAACCCGTTAATCCGTTACCCAGGGCCGTTCTGCGTCCCAATACACATTGGCTGCTCGATGGCGAATGGCAGTTTGCGCTCGATGCCAACGATACGGGGCTGCACGAAAGATGGTTTTTGGGCCATCAATACGAGGATAAAGCCCAATGGCCAGGCTCGATTGAGTCGCACATGGCAATGGCAAAAGGACAAGCCAGTCCGGTAATCTGGCAGGATAAGGTGATTGCCTGGTATGAGCGTGAATTTGATCTGCCTGAGCGAACCGCATCCCTTTCCTCATCTACTATTCAACTAACGTTTGGGGCTTGTGGCTATGAAACGAGGGTGTGGCTCAACGGGCACCCCCTTAGCACGATTGAAGGCGAGGCTGTTCATTATGGAGAATACACGTCTTTTTCCTACGAACTGGCGGATGAATACCTGCGCCCCACGAACCGATTGACGGTGCGTATTGCCGATACAATGGATGCCGAAACGACCCGTGGCAAACAGGAATCGCACGTCTATAAACGAGGAGGTATATGGTATCAGACCTATACAGGTGCCGTGCGGTCGGTCTGGCTCGAAACGGTCGAACGGAACAGGCTGCGGTCGCGAGTAGGCGTGGTCAGCACGGTGGAAGATGACATGGTTCGCTTCAGCGTAACGACCCGTATTCATGACCCCGGTAATTACATTCTTCGGCTTCAGGTATTTGAGCGAAAAGCGGCTGAAACGTCGTCACCAATGGCCACCTCCGATTTTCCCTTGTTGCTGGAGGCGGGTCAAAAGCAGCAGCGGGTAACGGTTGAAGTGCCGGGTGCACAACCGTGGTCGCCCGAGAATCCCATTCGGTATCGACTGATTGCACAGCTTATTGATAGCGATGGACATATCGCGCAGATTGAAACTCAGTTTGGTTTGCGAAAGATTGAAGCGCGCGGCCGATTTGTTTACCTCAATAACAAGCCCACTTATCTCGATGGTATTTTATACCAGCCCGGTACGGCCACTTATGAGGAGATGAAGCGGCATATGCAGGCCATGAAAGAACTGGGCTGCAATCTGGTTCGGGTGCATATTGCCGGTATTGACCCGCGTATTTATAATCTGGCCGATAAATTAGGACTCCTGCTTTGGGTCGAAGTGCCCAGCCCGCACAGCTCAACATCAAAAAGTCGCCATAATCATCAGGCCGAATTATTTCGGATGCTGGCACTGATTGGTACGCACCCATCGGTCGTGATCTGGAGCCTTTACAATGAAGACTGGGGGGCACAGGATATTGCCACGAATCCAGAAACCCGAGAGTATATAATGAATATGTACCATTTTATGCAGCTGACCTATCCGCAGTTTCTGGTTGTTGATAATGATGGCTGGCAACATATTTCATACGAGGGTCGACTTAAGTCGGATTTGCTGACAGCTCATTTATACACACCCGATCCACTGCATTGGCAGTCTCTCCTCGACCGATTGGTAGCGGGTGATCTGAATACCGTTGCCGCTTTCCCGCTGGTGGTAGGTGATCCATTTTTTTATCGGCGACAGGTTCCTCTGATTGTAAGTGAGTGGGGCGGGTTTGGGTTTGCCAATTACGGTGGCCCGCAGGAATCCGAAGACCGCGCCGAACGCATTCGACTCTTTAAGCAGGAGATGCGAAAACGACCCATAGCAGGCGATGTGTATACACAGGCGACAAATATTGAAGATGAACGAAATGGCCTTATTGATCCACAAACGGGGGTTTTATCAGTACCCGCTGGATTACTGGCATCGGGCGGGTATGAAAACGCGACTGCCTTACCGAGAGGATAA
- a CDS encoding heavy-metal-associated domain-containing protein: METVKFKTNIKCGACIATVTPFLNEAVGEGNWQVDLQDPKRVLTADNSTAEKVRQAVEKAGYKAESLN, translated from the coding sequence ATGGAAACCGTAAAATTCAAGACTAATATAAAATGTGGTGCCTGCATTGCCACTGTAACTCCCTTTCTGAACGAGGCCGTAGGCGAAGGCAACTGGCAGGTTGACCTGCAAGACCCCAAAAGAGTGTTAACCGCCGATAACTCAACCGCCGAAAAAGTCAGACAGGCCGTAGAAAAGGCAGGCTATAAAGCGGAGTCGCTAAACTAA
- a CDS encoding 50S ribosomal protein L25/general stress protein Ctc: MKKLEIVGYQRANLGRTESQAIRAEGNVPCVLYGGDDQVHFYAPAILFRDLIYTPNIFEVLLNIEGTEYRAILQESQFHPVSDVLLHADFLLITDKKPIKIAVPVRLIGTAPGVQKGGKLVTRVRKLRVKGTVENIPDFIDVDVSGLDLGKSVRVGQITVKNIEMLEEASNPVASIEIPRALRGTVGK, translated from the coding sequence ATGAAAAAACTCGAGATTGTAGGGTATCAACGAGCGAATCTCGGCCGCACGGAATCACAGGCGATTCGGGCCGAGGGCAATGTTCCATGCGTGTTATATGGTGGAGACGATCAAGTGCATTTTTATGCACCAGCGATCCTTTTCCGCGATTTGATCTATACGCCCAATATTTTTGAAGTGTTGCTAAACATCGAAGGTACAGAGTACCGGGCCATCCTTCAGGAATCACAATTCCACCCGGTTAGCGACGTGTTACTACACGCTGACTTCCTGTTGATCACCGACAAAAAGCCCATTAAGATTGCCGTTCCTGTTCGGTTGATCGGTACAGCTCCCGGTGTTCAGAAAGGTGGTAAATTAGTAACCCGCGTTCGGAAACTGCGTGTGAAAGGTACGGTCGAAAACATCCCTGACTTTATTGATGTGGATGTATCGGGCCTTGACCTTGGCAAATCTGTTCGTGTTGGCCAGATTACAGTAAAAAACATCGAGATGCTTGAAGAAGCATCGAACCCAGTTGCCAGCATCGAAATTCCACGTGCGTTGCGTGGTACGGTGGGCAAATAA
- a CDS encoding efflux RND transporter permease subunit, translated as MNKFIKSILSFSLKNKFFIFFLTALSVVAGVISYQNTPIEAFPDVTNTQITLITQWPGRSAEEVEKFVTIPIEIGLNSVQKRTDIRSTSLFGLSVVKILFDDGVDDTFARQQVNNLLNGVELPEGIKPDVQPPYGPTGEIFRYTLQSPTRTARELKTIQDWVIDRQLKSVPGVADVVSFGGEVKTYEISVDPRRLMDYNITPLQLYQAVANANVNVGGDVIEKNSEAYVVRGIGLIKNQQDIQNIIVKNIKGTPITVQNVAQVSESALPKLGQAGRNKQDDVVECIVVMRKGENPSEVIERVKDKINELNTSILPSDVEINTFYNRETLINFATHTVTHNLIEGIIFVTVIVFLFMADWRTTVTVSIVIPLALLFAFICLRLKGMSANLLSMGAIDFGIIVDGAVVMVEGIFVTLDELAHQQGMAKFNRLAKMGIIRRTGTEMGKAIFFSKAIIITCLIPIFSFQKVEGKMFSPLAWTLGFALLGALIFTLTLVPVLASILLKKNVREKHNPFVNVVTKFSTWLFNFTFTHKRISIILTGVLVVVGLSGFSLLGTEFLPELNEGSIYVRATMPMSISLPESVKQTVQMRHIFEQFPEVKGVISQTGRPNDGTDPTGFYNIEFLVDIYPQDDWKSGLSKEELIEQMQSKLSVFPGVNFGFSQPIMDNVEEAVSGVKGSIAVKIYGPDQGILETKANEIRNQLATVQGIEDLGVIRTTGQPEMRIELDEHKLALYGVNKAEAEAVIEMAIGGKGATQIYEGERKFDLRIRYDRPFRSSELQISQLMVPTENGSMIPIKEIASVYTQTGPVLIFREAGQRYGAVKFSVRGRDMGSAVTEAQQKVQAHVKLPAGYTAKWAGDFENQQRATARLAQVVPISLLAIFFILFVLFGNVKDAGLVLFNVPFAIIGGIAALLITHVNFSISAGIGFIALFGICIQNGVILISVFKKNLRNGVPLNDAIREGVISRIRPVVMTAMMAGIGLIPAAVSHGIGSETAKPLAIVVIGGLITATLLTLFVFPLIFYVFYKHKFSDN; from the coding sequence ATGAACAAATTCATAAAGAGTATTCTATCCTTCTCGCTGAAGAATAAATTTTTCATTTTTTTCCTGACAGCTCTATCTGTCGTTGCGGGTGTTATCAGCTATCAGAACACCCCAATCGAAGCATTTCCCGACGTTACCAACACCCAGATAACCCTTATCACGCAATGGCCGGGCCGTTCGGCAGAGGAGGTCGAAAAGTTTGTAACGATCCCCATCGAGATTGGCCTGAATTCGGTCCAGAAACGAACAGACATCCGGTCAACATCCCTGTTTGGGCTATCGGTTGTCAAGATTCTATTCGATGATGGAGTCGACGACACCTTTGCCCGCCAGCAGGTAAACAACCTGCTCAATGGGGTCGAGTTACCCGAAGGAATCAAGCCCGACGTTCAGCCGCCGTATGGCCCAACGGGCGAAATTTTCCGGTACACGCTGCAATCGCCAACGCGTACTGCCCGCGAACTCAAAACCATACAGGATTGGGTGATAGACCGCCAGTTGAAGAGTGTACCGGGTGTTGCCGATGTGGTCAGCTTTGGGGGTGAGGTTAAAACCTACGAGATTTCGGTAGATCCTCGCCGACTCATGGATTATAACATTACCCCCTTGCAGCTCTATCAGGCCGTTGCCAATGCGAACGTCAATGTGGGGGGTGATGTAATCGAAAAAAACTCTGAAGCCTACGTTGTACGGGGTATTGGCCTGATCAAAAATCAGCAGGATATTCAGAATATTATTGTCAAGAATATCAAAGGGACGCCCATTACGGTACAAAACGTAGCCCAGGTTTCGGAGTCGGCCTTACCCAAACTCGGGCAGGCAGGTCGCAACAAACAGGACGATGTGGTCGAGTGTATTGTGGTCATGCGTAAAGGTGAAAACCCGAGCGAAGTTATTGAGCGGGTAAAAGACAAGATCAACGAACTGAATACCAGCATTCTTCCCAGCGACGTTGAGATCAACACCTTTTACAACCGGGAAACGCTCATCAATTTTGCCACGCACACCGTTACCCACAACCTGATTGAGGGGATCATCTTCGTCACGGTAATTGTGTTTCTGTTCATGGCCGACTGGCGCACAACTGTAACGGTATCCATTGTTATACCGCTCGCGTTACTGTTTGCCTTTATCTGCCTTAGACTCAAAGGTATGTCGGCCAATTTGCTGTCTATGGGCGCTATTGACTTCGGTATTATTGTCGATGGTGCCGTGGTGATGGTGGAAGGCATTTTCGTTACTCTCGATGAACTGGCTCATCAGCAAGGCATGGCGAAGTTCAATCGGCTGGCTAAAATGGGCATTATTCGCCGAACTGGTACGGAGATGGGCAAGGCGATTTTCTTCTCCAAAGCCATCATCATTACCTGTCTGATCCCTATTTTCTCCTTTCAGAAAGTGGAAGGCAAGATGTTCTCTCCTTTGGCTTGGACGCTTGGTTTTGCCCTGCTCGGCGCGTTGATTTTCACGCTGACGTTAGTGCCGGTGCTGGCGAGTATTTTACTCAAAAAGAACGTTCGCGAGAAACACAACCCGTTCGTTAACGTCGTGACGAAGTTCTCGACCTGGTTATTTAACTTCACATTTACCCACAAACGAATCAGCATTATTCTGACGGGCGTGCTGGTGGTGGTGGGCTTATCGGGTTTTTCGTTGCTGGGTACCGAGTTTCTCCCCGAACTGAACGAAGGGTCTATTTATGTACGGGCCACGATGCCCATGAGCATTTCGTTGCCCGAATCGGTGAAGCAAACCGTGCAGATGCGACATATTTTCGAGCAGTTCCCCGAAGTTAAAGGCGTAATTTCACAAACCGGCCGACCCAATGACGGCACCGACCCAACCGGCTTTTACAACATCGAATTTCTGGTGGATATATACCCACAGGATGACTGGAAAAGCGGGCTTAGCAAAGAGGAGCTGATTGAACAGATGCAATCGAAACTCAGCGTTTTTCCGGGTGTAAATTTTGGTTTCTCACAACCCATCATGGACAACGTGGAAGAGGCCGTATCAGGGGTAAAAGGGTCTATTGCCGTTAAGATTTATGGGCCGGACCAGGGTATTCTGGAAACAAAGGCCAATGAGATCAGAAATCAGTTGGCTACGGTGCAGGGTATCGAAGATCTGGGCGTGATCCGTACTACAGGCCAACCCGAAATGCGGATTGAACTGGATGAGCATAAGCTGGCCTTGTATGGCGTCAACAAAGCAGAAGCCGAAGCGGTTATTGAGATGGCCATTGGTGGTAAAGGGGCCACTCAGATTTATGAGGGCGAGCGTAAATTCGATCTGCGTATTCGCTATGATCGTCCCTTCCGTTCGAGCGAGTTACAAATTAGCCAGTTGATGGTGCCCACCGAAAATGGCAGCATGATACCCATCAAAGAAATTGCCAGCGTCTATACGCAAACCGGTCCGGTATTGATTTTCCGGGAGGCAGGGCAGCGGTACGGAGCTGTTAAGTTTTCTGTACGGGGCCGCGACATGGGTAGCGCCGTTACCGAAGCCCAGCAAAAAGTACAGGCACATGTTAAACTTCCGGCGGGTTATACAGCCAAGTGGGCGGGCGATTTCGAGAACCAGCAGCGGGCAACGGCTCGGTTGGCACAGGTTGTCCCTATTAGTTTGCTGGCTATCTTTTTTATTCTGTTCGTGTTGTTCGGCAATGTAAAAGACGCTGGGCTGGTGCTTTTCAACGTGCCTTTTGCCATCATTGGTGGTATTGCGGCATTACTCATTACACACGTTAACTTCAGCATATCGGCAGGCATTGGCTTCATTGCACTTTTTGGGATTTGCATTCAAAACGGAGTAATTCTAATCTCTGTTTTCAAGAAAAACTTACGCAATGGTGTCCCCTTGAATGATGCCATCCGGGAAGGCGTCATCTCACGTATACGACCGGTTGTTATGACCGCTATGATGGCTGGCATTGGTCTTATTCCGGCAGCGGTGTCGCATGGAATCGGATCTGAAACAGCCAAGCCATTAGCCATCGTTGTTATTGGCGGACTCATCACAGCAACTTTATTAACCCTGTTTGTTTTCCCGCTTATTTTCTACGTCTTTTATAAACACAAATTCAGCGATAATTAA